A region from the Streptomyces sp. 3214.6 genome encodes:
- a CDS encoding WhiB family transcriptional regulator encodes MTASRTPVMNNGVLPVRPAAVRWPAAACRGADIETFFPSPGDLATVRRALMICDRCPVRIPCRRYALDHRERHGIWGGLTEETRETLIRIGPPPAMPSLPQEPVAEPIVERGFALLESSRGAR; translated from the coding sequence ATGACAGCGTCTCGTACCCCCGTGATGAACAACGGTGTCCTGCCCGTCCGCCCGGCGGCGGTCCGGTGGCCGGCCGCGGCCTGCCGAGGTGCCGACATCGAGACCTTCTTCCCCTCTCCGGGCGACCTGGCGACCGTCCGACGGGCGCTGATGATCTGCGATCGGTGCCCGGTGCGGATTCCGTGCCGCCGGTATGCGCTCGACCACCGGGAGCGGCACGGGATCTGGGGAGGTCTGACCGAGGAGACACGGGAGACGCTCATCCGCATCGGGCCGCCGCCGGCCATGCCCTCTCTGCCACAGGAACCCGTCGCCGAACCCATCGTGGAACGGGGGTTCGCCCTGCTGGAGTCGTCGCGGGGCGCGCGGTGA